Proteins from one Prinia subflava isolate CZ2003 ecotype Zambia chromosome 4, Cam_Psub_1.2, whole genome shotgun sequence genomic window:
- the MDM2 gene encoding E3 ubiquitin-protein ligase Mdm2 — protein MCNTKMSSLADASSVTASEQEALVKPKPLLLKLLKLAGAEKDTFTMKEVIFYIGQYIMSKQLYDEKQQHIVHCANDLLGDLFGVTSFSVKEHRRLYSMISRNLIAINQQDSTLGDTPEDDATSQLEGENVIKESMQELEEKQTSSSVTSRPTTSSRRRTHSESEDNSSDDVHSDRRKRHKSDSISLTFDESLSWCVVSGLCRERSNSSDSTDSLSIPDLDASSLSENSDWFDHSSVSDQFSVEFEVESIYSEDYSHNEEGQELTDEDDEVYQLTIYQDEDSDADSFDEDPEISLADYWKCPECNEMNPPLPRHCHRCWALREDWLPDEKSEKLEKSKLEASIPAESGEGFDVPDCKKTVMSEDKEAAVDENEDKAVQLSESQESEGYSQPSTSSSMFCSSQEDFKEPEKREVQDKEESMECSLPVTSIEPCVICQSRPKNGCIVHGKTGHLMSCFTCAKKLKKRNKPCPVCRQPIQMIVLTYFS, from the exons ATGTGCAATACCAAGATGTCCTCCCTCGCGGATGCCTCCTCTGTCACCGCTTCGGAGCAAGAGGCGCTG GTTAAACCAAAGCCACTGTTGTTGAAATTGTTAAAGTTAGCTGGTGCTGAAAAGGACACTTTTACTATGAAGGAG GTAATATTCTATATTGGACAATATATTATGTCTAAGCAATTATATGATGAAAAACAGCAGCATATTGTACACTGTGCAAATGATCTCCTGGGGGATTTATTTGGAGTAACAAGCTTTTCAGTAAAAGAACACAG GAGACTATATTCAATGATTTCCAGAAATCTGATAGCAATCAATCAACAAG aCTCTACCCTTGGTGACACACCTGAGGATGATGCCACATCTCAGCTTGAAGGAGAAAATGTTATTAAg GAGTCCATGCAAGAGTTAGAAGAGAAGCAGACTTCGTCCAGCGTGACTTCCCGGCCAACTACATCTTCCAGGAGGAGGACACACAGTGAATCTG AAGACAATTCTTCAGATGATGTGCACAGTGACAGAAGGAAGCGACACAAGTCAGACAGCATTTCGTTGACGTTCGATGAAAGTCTCTCATGGTGTGTAGTCAGTGGTCTGTGCCGTGAAAGAAGCAATAGCAGTGATTCAACAGATTCTCTCTCCATTCCT gatCTTGATGCTAGTTCATTAAGCGAAAACtctgattggtttgaccacagtTCTGTATCAGATCAGTTCAGTGTCGAGTTTGAAGTTGAGTCTATTTATTCAGAAGATTACAGCCATAATGAAGAAGGGCAGGAGCTCACAGATGAAGATGATGAG GTTTACCAGCTGACTATTTACCAGGACGAAGATAGTGATGCTGATTCATTTGATGAAGATCCAGAGATATCTCTAGCT GATTATTGGAAGTGTCCCGAATGTAATGAAATGAATCCTCCGCTTCCACGACATTGCCACAGATGCTGGGCCCTTCGAGAGGATTGGCTTCCAGATGAAAAGAGTGAGAAACTGGAAAAGAGCAAATTAGAAGCCTCCATTCCTGCAGAGTCTGGGGAAGGTTTTGATGTCCCTGACTGCAAGAAGACAGTAATGTCTGAAGATAAAGAAGCAGCTGTGGACGAGAATGAGGATAAAGCAGTGCAGCTTTCTGAGTCGCAGGAAAGTGAAGGTTACTCCCAGCCATCAACATCGAGCAGCATGTTCTGCAGCAGTCAGGAGGACTTCAAGGAGCCCGAGAAGAGAGAAGTGCAAGACAAAGAGGAAAGCATGGAATGCAGTCTGCCCGTTACCAGCATAGAGCCGTGTGTCATATGTCAGAGCAGACCCAAAAACGGCTGCATAGTACATGGCAAAACGGGACACCTCATGTCGTGTTTCACGTGTGCAAAGAAGCTCAAGAAGAGGAACAAACCCTGCCCAGTGTGCAGGCAGCCCATACAAATGATTGTACTAACTTATTTTAGTTAG